From a single Notolabrus celidotus isolate fNotCel1 chromosome 7, fNotCel1.pri, whole genome shotgun sequence genomic region:
- the pcdh18a gene encoding protocadherin-18a isoform X1, with protein sequence MQAGKMKGLFLPRMWKLLTLLALATQHASGKTLKYQIFEEQKVGTVIARLRDDVADVLAKLPSSVSLRFRAMQRGSLSFLSVREQDGEISIRTKIDREKLCEKTLNCSIQFDVLTLPTEHLQLFHVEVEVLDINDNAPQFARAVIPIEISESAAVGARIPLDSATDPDVGENSLYTYALEPNNFFKIDIQSRTDGAKYAELVVLRELDREVRSGYELQYTASDRGVPPRTGSTLLKISVADSNDNSPVFDKSSYVINLPENAPVGTLLIDLNATDADEGTNAKIVYSFSSHVSPKIMETFKINPDSGHLTLIRRVDYETVISYDIDVQAQDMGPNSMPAHCKILVKVVDVNDNKPEISINLMSSQGNGDAAYISEASPLDTFVALVRVEDLDSALNGEVECKLHGQGFFKLQKTYENNYMILTNVSLDREKRSEFSLTVVAEDMGTPSLSTVKHFTVHVTDENDNPPRFEKGRYEIFKSENNAPGAYLTSILATDPDLDANGQVSYSILENTVHGSSISTYVTIDPSNGAIYALRTFDREDVSRISFVVQAKDAGKPPLLSNSTVILNILDENDNPPVIVVPQLWNFSADVPASKFTEAGQLVTMVRATDRDTGVNAELICSIVSGNEEGFFLIDPRTCEIHANASLENFPHEHVELTVMVRDQGRESLSAKAVLKLTLYENMENHVQVMDQGESALDASLIIIISLGAICAVLLVIMVVFAARCNREKKDSRHSYNCRVTESTHQHHPKKPSRPIHKGDITLVPTVNGTLPIRAHHRSPSATPPMDRAQIGSRQNHHSRQSLNSLVTISSNHIPESFALELAHATPPVEQVSQLLSMLHQGQYQPRPSFRGNKYSRSYRYALQDMDKFSLKDSGRGDSEAGDSDCDMGRESPVDRLLLGEGFSDLIHLEMHHRLHPAMRLCTDECRVLGHSDQCWMPPLSSPASSSDYRNNMYIPGEESSQQPQVTDDDQSSIDSERRKSFSTFGKESGSEEAGAGGVVAGGGSDACAAGGGAGSLLTEMNSVFQRLLPSNMDSYTECTETSPPSSSSTAERGSGRNGNIAGNIAGNHSNNAVPQDNRRGLLPGGKGPAYPPGVAAWAANTHYLNPGNGSVAANQVPPSAPPPSTSSSSSSSTSTTTSTNNGQPPHLKWLPAMEEIPENYEEDEFDGVFHQCHQGAKRSESRHEANMDASELVHEINKLLQDVRQN encoded by the exons ATGCAAGCCGGAAAAATGAAGGGACTATTTCTGCCGAGAATGTGGAAACTTTTGACTCTTTTGGCGCTGGCAACACAACACGCATCTGGTAAGACGTTAAAGTATCAAATATTTGAAGAGCAGAAGGTTGGCACGGTCATTGCCCGTTTGAGAGACGATGTGGCTGATGTTCTGGCCAAACTTCCGAGCTCAGTGTCGCTCCGCTTCAGAGCAATGCAAAGAGGGAGCTTGTCTTTCCTCTCGGTGCGCGAGCAGGATGGAGAAATCAGCATCAGGACCAAAATTGACCGTGAGAAACTCTGCGAAAAGACTCTTAATTGTTCAATTCAGTTCGATGTACTGACACTTCCCACTGAGCACCTTCAGTTGTTTCACGTCGAGGTGGAAGTGTTGGACATCAACGACAACGCACCCCAGTTCGCCCGCGCTGTTATCCCCATTGAGATCTCAGAGAGCGCAGCTGTGGGAGCGCGCATTCCCCTGGACAGTGCCACAGACCCCGACGTCGGGGAGAACTCCCTCTACACATATGCCTTAGAGCCTAACAACTTCTTCAAGATTGACATTCAGTCCAGGACTGATGGTGCCAAATATGCAGAGCTTGTAGTGCTCAGGGAGCTCGACAGGGAGGTGCGCTCCGGTTATGAACTTCAGTACACAGCCTCTGACAGGGGCGTTCCCCCGAGAACGGGTTCGACCCTCCTCAAAATCAGTGTTGCTGATTCAAATGACAACAGCCCAGTTTTTGACAAGTCGTCATATGTCATAAATCTCCCAGAAAATGCACCTGTTGGCACTCTTCTCATTGACTTAAACGCCACTGACGCGGATGAGGGGACCAACGCAAAAATAGTCTACTCATTCAGCAGTCACGTGTCCCCCAAAATAATGGAGACATTCAAGATCAACCCTGACAGCGGCCACCTGACCCTCATCAGACGTGTGGACTATGAGACTGTTATCTCTTATGACATCGATGTTCAAGCGCAGGACATGGGTCCAAACTCTATGCCAGCGCACTGCAAGATCCTGGTCAAAGTTGTAGATGTGAACGACAACAAACCAGAGATAAGCATCAACCTAATGTCCTCTCAAGGGAACGGGGACGCAGCTTATATATCTGAGGCCTCTCCTTTGGACACGTTTGTGGCTCTGGTGCGAGTGGAAGACTTGGATTCTGCATTAAACGGAGAGGTAGAGTGTAAACTTCATGGTCAAGGATTTTTCAAACTGCAGAAGACGTATGAGAACAACTACATGATTTTGACAAATGTGTCTTTGGACCGAGAGAAGAGGTCAGAGTTCAGCCTGACGGTGGTGGCAGAGGACATGGGGACCCCAAGTCTCTCTACTGTCAAACACTTCACTGTGCATGTAACTGATGAGAATGACAACCCTCCACGTTTTGAGAAAGGGCGATATGAGATCTTTAAATCAGAGAACAATGCCCCTGGAGCATATCTGACCTCCATCTTGGCCACTGACCCTGATTTAGACGCCAATGGACAGGTGAGCTACTCTATCCTGGAGAACACTGTCCACGGGAGCTCCATCTCCACCTATGTTACCATTGACCCATCTAATGGTGCCATATATGCACTGCGAACATTTGATCGTGAGGATGTGAGTCGTATCTCCTTTGTTGTGCAAGCCAAAGATGCAGGAAAACCTCCACTGCTCAGCAACTCCACAGTTATTCTGAACATCCTGGATGAGAATGACAATCCTCCAGTTATTGTGGTGCCCCAGCTTTGGAACTTCAGTGCTGATGTACCTGCATCAAAGTTTACTGAGGCTGGACAGTTGGTAACCATGGTCAGGGCAACTGATCGTGACACAGGGGTCAACGCTGAGCTCATCTGCTCCATTGTCAGTGGCAATGAGGAAGGCTTCTTTCTTATTGACCCAAGAACATGTGAGATCCATGCCAATGCCAGCCTGGAGAACTTCCCCCATGAGCACGTTGAGCTAACAGTCATGGTCCGAGATCAAGGAAGGGAGAGCCTTAGTGCCAAAGCAGTGCTAAAACTAACCCTCTATGAGAACATGGAGAACCACGTTCAGGTGATGGACCAGGGGGAGTCTGCACTTGATGCATCCCTGATTATCATCATCTCCCTGGGGGCCATCTGCGCTGTGCTCCTGGTCATCATGGTGGTGTTTGCTGCTCGCTGCAACAGGGAAAAGAAAGACTCAAGGCACTCCTACAACTGCAGAGTGACTGAATCAACCCACCAGCACCACCCAAAGAAGCCCTCACGCCCAATCCACAAAGGTGATATCACCCTAGTTCCCACGGTAAATGGCACCCTGCCAATTAGAGCTCACCACAGATCACCTTCAGCCACGCCACCCATGGATCGGGCTCAGATTGGGAGCCGGCAAAACCACCACAGCCGCCAATCTCTAAACAGCCTAGTGACCATCTCGTCCAATCACATTCCAGAGAGCTTTGCATTGGAACTGGCACACGCAACTCCCCCAGTGGAG CAAGTCTCACAGCTTCTGTCCATGCTCCATCAGGGCCAGTACCAGCCCAGACCCAGTTTCCGTGGCAACAAATACTCCCGCAGCTACAG GTATGCATTACAAGACATGGACAAGTTCAGCCTGAAGGACAGTGGCCGTGGGGACAGCGAGGCGGGGGACAGTGACTGTGACATGGGGAGGGAATCCCCCGTGGACAGGCTGCTGCTGGGGGAGGGCTTTTCTGATCTCATACACCTTGAAATGCACCACAGACTCCACCCAG cTATGAGACTGTGCACTGATGAATGTCGCGTCCTGGGACACTCTGACCAATGCTGGATGCCCCCCCTCTCCTCACCAGCTTCTTCCTCTGACTATCGCAACAACATGTACATCCCCGGGGAAGAGTCCTCCCAGCAGCCTCAGGTGACTGATGATGACCAGTCCTCCATTGATTCGGAGCGCCGCAAGAGCTTCTCCACTTTTGGCAAAGAGTCTGGAAGCGAAGAGGCAGGGGCCGGGGGAGTAGTtgctggaggaggaagtgatgcTTGTGCAGCTGGGGGAGGGGCTGGCTCTCTCCTCACAGAGATGAACTCTGTGTTCCAGCGCCTCCTCCCTTCTAATATGGACTCATACACAGAGTGCACTGAAACAAGCCCACCCTCATCCTCATCAACCGCTGAGAGAGGAAGCGGTCGTAATGGTAACATAGCTGGAAACATTGCTGGTAACCATAGTAACAACGCTGTTCCCCAGGACAACCGAAGAGGTTTGTTGCCAGGTGGGAAAGGTCCTGCTTATCCCCCAGGTGTGGCTGCATGGGCAGCCAACACCCACTATTTAAATCCTGGAAATGGATCAGTGGCAGCCAATCAAGTTCCcccttctgctcctcctccttctacttcttcttcatcttcatcatccacCTCGACCACCACTTCAACCAACAATGGACAGCCACCACACCTCAAATGGCTGCCAGCCATGGAGGAAATTCCAGAGAATTATGAGGAGGACGAGTTTGATGGGGTCTTCCATCAGTGTCATCAGGGTGCCAAACGCAGTGAGAGCCGCCATGAGGCCAACATGGACGCTAGTGAGCTGGTACATGAGATCAACAAACTGCTGCAGGACGTCCGACAgaactaa
- the pcdh18a gene encoding protocadherin-18a isoform X2 has protein sequence MQAGKMKGLFLPRMWKLLTLLALATQHASGKTLKYQIFEEQKVGTVIARLRDDVADVLAKLPSSVSLRFRAMQRGSLSFLSVREQDGEISIRTKIDREKLCEKTLNCSIQFDVLTLPTEHLQLFHVEVEVLDINDNAPQFARAVIPIEISESAAVGARIPLDSATDPDVGENSLYTYALEPNNFFKIDIQSRTDGAKYAELVVLRELDREVRSGYELQYTASDRGVPPRTGSTLLKISVADSNDNSPVFDKSSYVINLPENAPVGTLLIDLNATDADEGTNAKIVYSFSSHVSPKIMETFKINPDSGHLTLIRRVDYETVISYDIDVQAQDMGPNSMPAHCKILVKVVDVNDNKPEISINLMSSQGNGDAAYISEASPLDTFVALVRVEDLDSALNGEVECKLHGQGFFKLQKTYENNYMILTNVSLDREKRSEFSLTVVAEDMGTPSLSTVKHFTVHVTDENDNPPRFEKGRYEIFKSENNAPGAYLTSILATDPDLDANGQVSYSILENTVHGSSISTYVTIDPSNGAIYALRTFDREDVSRISFVVQAKDAGKPPLLSNSTVILNILDENDNPPVIVVPQLWNFSADVPASKFTEAGQLVTMVRATDRDTGVNAELICSIVSGNEEGFFLIDPRTCEIHANASLENFPHEHVELTVMVRDQGRESLSAKAVLKLTLYENMENHVQVMDQGESALDASLIIIISLGAICAVLLVIMVVFAARCNREKKDSRHSYNCRVTESTHQHHPKKPSRPIHKGDITLVPTVNGTLPIRAHHRSPSATPPMDRAQIGSRQNHHSRQSLNSLVTISSNHIPESFALELAHATPPVEGQYQPRPSFRGNKYSRSYRYALQDMDKFSLKDSGRGDSEAGDSDCDMGRESPVDRLLLGEGFSDLIHLEMHHRLHPAMRLCTDECRVLGHSDQCWMPPLSSPASSSDYRNNMYIPGEESSQQPQVTDDDQSSIDSERRKSFSTFGKESGSEEAGAGGVVAGGGSDACAAGGGAGSLLTEMNSVFQRLLPSNMDSYTECTETSPPSSSSTAERGSGRNGNIAGNIAGNHSNNAVPQDNRRGLLPGGKGPAYPPGVAAWAANTHYLNPGNGSVAANQVPPSAPPPSTSSSSSSSTSTTTSTNNGQPPHLKWLPAMEEIPENYEEDEFDGVFHQCHQGAKRSESRHEANMDASELVHEINKLLQDVRQN, from the exons ATGCAAGCCGGAAAAATGAAGGGACTATTTCTGCCGAGAATGTGGAAACTTTTGACTCTTTTGGCGCTGGCAACACAACACGCATCTGGTAAGACGTTAAAGTATCAAATATTTGAAGAGCAGAAGGTTGGCACGGTCATTGCCCGTTTGAGAGACGATGTGGCTGATGTTCTGGCCAAACTTCCGAGCTCAGTGTCGCTCCGCTTCAGAGCAATGCAAAGAGGGAGCTTGTCTTTCCTCTCGGTGCGCGAGCAGGATGGAGAAATCAGCATCAGGACCAAAATTGACCGTGAGAAACTCTGCGAAAAGACTCTTAATTGTTCAATTCAGTTCGATGTACTGACACTTCCCACTGAGCACCTTCAGTTGTTTCACGTCGAGGTGGAAGTGTTGGACATCAACGACAACGCACCCCAGTTCGCCCGCGCTGTTATCCCCATTGAGATCTCAGAGAGCGCAGCTGTGGGAGCGCGCATTCCCCTGGACAGTGCCACAGACCCCGACGTCGGGGAGAACTCCCTCTACACATATGCCTTAGAGCCTAACAACTTCTTCAAGATTGACATTCAGTCCAGGACTGATGGTGCCAAATATGCAGAGCTTGTAGTGCTCAGGGAGCTCGACAGGGAGGTGCGCTCCGGTTATGAACTTCAGTACACAGCCTCTGACAGGGGCGTTCCCCCGAGAACGGGTTCGACCCTCCTCAAAATCAGTGTTGCTGATTCAAATGACAACAGCCCAGTTTTTGACAAGTCGTCATATGTCATAAATCTCCCAGAAAATGCACCTGTTGGCACTCTTCTCATTGACTTAAACGCCACTGACGCGGATGAGGGGACCAACGCAAAAATAGTCTACTCATTCAGCAGTCACGTGTCCCCCAAAATAATGGAGACATTCAAGATCAACCCTGACAGCGGCCACCTGACCCTCATCAGACGTGTGGACTATGAGACTGTTATCTCTTATGACATCGATGTTCAAGCGCAGGACATGGGTCCAAACTCTATGCCAGCGCACTGCAAGATCCTGGTCAAAGTTGTAGATGTGAACGACAACAAACCAGAGATAAGCATCAACCTAATGTCCTCTCAAGGGAACGGGGACGCAGCTTATATATCTGAGGCCTCTCCTTTGGACACGTTTGTGGCTCTGGTGCGAGTGGAAGACTTGGATTCTGCATTAAACGGAGAGGTAGAGTGTAAACTTCATGGTCAAGGATTTTTCAAACTGCAGAAGACGTATGAGAACAACTACATGATTTTGACAAATGTGTCTTTGGACCGAGAGAAGAGGTCAGAGTTCAGCCTGACGGTGGTGGCAGAGGACATGGGGACCCCAAGTCTCTCTACTGTCAAACACTTCACTGTGCATGTAACTGATGAGAATGACAACCCTCCACGTTTTGAGAAAGGGCGATATGAGATCTTTAAATCAGAGAACAATGCCCCTGGAGCATATCTGACCTCCATCTTGGCCACTGACCCTGATTTAGACGCCAATGGACAGGTGAGCTACTCTATCCTGGAGAACACTGTCCACGGGAGCTCCATCTCCACCTATGTTACCATTGACCCATCTAATGGTGCCATATATGCACTGCGAACATTTGATCGTGAGGATGTGAGTCGTATCTCCTTTGTTGTGCAAGCCAAAGATGCAGGAAAACCTCCACTGCTCAGCAACTCCACAGTTATTCTGAACATCCTGGATGAGAATGACAATCCTCCAGTTATTGTGGTGCCCCAGCTTTGGAACTTCAGTGCTGATGTACCTGCATCAAAGTTTACTGAGGCTGGACAGTTGGTAACCATGGTCAGGGCAACTGATCGTGACACAGGGGTCAACGCTGAGCTCATCTGCTCCATTGTCAGTGGCAATGAGGAAGGCTTCTTTCTTATTGACCCAAGAACATGTGAGATCCATGCCAATGCCAGCCTGGAGAACTTCCCCCATGAGCACGTTGAGCTAACAGTCATGGTCCGAGATCAAGGAAGGGAGAGCCTTAGTGCCAAAGCAGTGCTAAAACTAACCCTCTATGAGAACATGGAGAACCACGTTCAGGTGATGGACCAGGGGGAGTCTGCACTTGATGCATCCCTGATTATCATCATCTCCCTGGGGGCCATCTGCGCTGTGCTCCTGGTCATCATGGTGGTGTTTGCTGCTCGCTGCAACAGGGAAAAGAAAGACTCAAGGCACTCCTACAACTGCAGAGTGACTGAATCAACCCACCAGCACCACCCAAAGAAGCCCTCACGCCCAATCCACAAAGGTGATATCACCCTAGTTCCCACGGTAAATGGCACCCTGCCAATTAGAGCTCACCACAGATCACCTTCAGCCACGCCACCCATGGATCGGGCTCAGATTGGGAGCCGGCAAAACCACCACAGCCGCCAATCTCTAAACAGCCTAGTGACCATCTCGTCCAATCACATTCCAGAGAGCTTTGCATTGGAACTGGCACACGCAACTCCCCCAGTGGAG GGCCAGTACCAGCCCAGACCCAGTTTCCGTGGCAACAAATACTCCCGCAGCTACAG GTATGCATTACAAGACATGGACAAGTTCAGCCTGAAGGACAGTGGCCGTGGGGACAGCGAGGCGGGGGACAGTGACTGTGACATGGGGAGGGAATCCCCCGTGGACAGGCTGCTGCTGGGGGAGGGCTTTTCTGATCTCATACACCTTGAAATGCACCACAGACTCCACCCAG cTATGAGACTGTGCACTGATGAATGTCGCGTCCTGGGACACTCTGACCAATGCTGGATGCCCCCCCTCTCCTCACCAGCTTCTTCCTCTGACTATCGCAACAACATGTACATCCCCGGGGAAGAGTCCTCCCAGCAGCCTCAGGTGACTGATGATGACCAGTCCTCCATTGATTCGGAGCGCCGCAAGAGCTTCTCCACTTTTGGCAAAGAGTCTGGAAGCGAAGAGGCAGGGGCCGGGGGAGTAGTtgctggaggaggaagtgatgcTTGTGCAGCTGGGGGAGGGGCTGGCTCTCTCCTCACAGAGATGAACTCTGTGTTCCAGCGCCTCCTCCCTTCTAATATGGACTCATACACAGAGTGCACTGAAACAAGCCCACCCTCATCCTCATCAACCGCTGAGAGAGGAAGCGGTCGTAATGGTAACATAGCTGGAAACATTGCTGGTAACCATAGTAACAACGCTGTTCCCCAGGACAACCGAAGAGGTTTGTTGCCAGGTGGGAAAGGTCCTGCTTATCCCCCAGGTGTGGCTGCATGGGCAGCCAACACCCACTATTTAAATCCTGGAAATGGATCAGTGGCAGCCAATCAAGTTCCcccttctgctcctcctccttctacttcttcttcatcttcatcatccacCTCGACCACCACTTCAACCAACAATGGACAGCCACCACACCTCAAATGGCTGCCAGCCATGGAGGAAATTCCAGAGAATTATGAGGAGGACGAGTTTGATGGGGTCTTCCATCAGTGTCATCAGGGTGCCAAACGCAGTGAGAGCCGCCATGAGGCCAACATGGACGCTAGTGAGCTGGTACATGAGATCAACAAACTGCTGCAGGACGTCCGACAgaactaa